The DNA sequence GCCCGGCCCGTGGCAATCAGAGGCTGGAAATACATGGAGCGGAATCCGTTCTCAAAGCGGGTCCCCATGATATCACTTTTGTGGGCGATGAACTCAACCTGAAACGCCTCAAGTCGAGTCAGGCCGGTGCCGTGATTATCGAGCAACGCCTGGAAGAGTCGTTCCAGAAAGCTTTTGAATCCACCCCGATGACCTCCCTGACTGTGGTGGATGCCCAGGCTGCCTTCATCAAAGTCATTCAGAAACTCCGCCCTGCTCGGGAGCTTCCCGAAATCGGCATTTCTCCTGCAGCTGATATCAGTGACCAGGCCACAATCGGTGAGAACTGTCACATTTATCCGCGGGTCACGATTCGCCCTGGTGTCAAAATTGGAAATAACTGCCGGATTTATCCCGGTGTCTACATTGGTGATGACTGCGTCCTCGGAGACGACGTGACCATCCATGCCAATACGGTTCTCTATCCGGATGTCAAAATCGCTGACCGGGTTTTAATTCACGCAGCCGCTGTCTTGGGATGTGATGGCTTTGGCTATCGTTTCGAAAAGGGCCAGTACGTCAAGATTCCTCATCTCGGCAGTGTGCGTATCGAAGACGACGTGGAAATTGGTGCCGGTACTACCATCGACCGAGGTATGATCGGCCCGACAGTCATCGGTCTGGGAACCAAGATCGATAACCAGGTAATGATCGCCCATAACTGCGAAATCGGCAAACATAACGCGTTTGCTTCACAAGTCGGTTTTGCCGGTTCGATTACCACAGGAGATTACGTTCGCTGTGCAGGACAGGTCGGGATCGCAGACCACGTGCACATCGGCGATCAGGCTACTCTGGGTGCCCGGGCCGGTGTCCACCGCGATATTCCGCCCGGCGAAGTCCATATCGGAACACCTGCAGCGCCTGAAAAAGAACAACGGAAAATCGTGATGTCAATTCGCAAGGTTCCTGAAATGCGGAAGCAGATCCGTAACCTGG is a window from the Gimesia benthica genome containing:
- the lpxD gene encoding UDP-3-O-(3-hydroxymyristoyl)glucosamine N-acyltransferase, whose protein sequence is MSTTVEWIAQELNCPARGNQRLEIHGAESVLKAGPHDITFVGDELNLKRLKSSQAGAVIIEQRLEESFQKAFESTPMTSLTVVDAQAAFIKVIQKLRPARELPEIGISPAADISDQATIGENCHIYPRVTIRPGVKIGNNCRIYPGVYIGDDCVLGDDVTIHANTVLYPDVKIADRVLIHAAAVLGCDGFGYRFEKGQYVKIPHLGSVRIEDDVEIGAGTTIDRGMIGPTVIGLGTKIDNQVMIAHNCEIGKHNAFASQVGFAGSITTGDYVRCAGQVGIADHVHIGDQATLGARAGVHRDIPPGEVHIGTPAAPEKEQRKIVMSIRKVPEMRKQIRNLEQQLKTLTKQFEALNDSSQINDKSALT